From Phenylobacterium immobile (ATCC 35973), a single genomic window includes:
- a CDS encoding isochorismatase family protein, protein MDPSSPKSTLSFEPTMVRDGRTAREIYEAVKANPARARFGFGEKLAIVNIDFQQAYTRPDLFPASAYVTDPKQIDYTNEISALARSRGMPVIWSHVAYKDDGGDAGVWGTRTNTADSLQNIKYESERHAFDPRVEIDFAVDLVFTKRMPSVFFETSLPSYLTWHKVDTVVLTGGSTSGCVRASGVDSLSRGFRTIVPEETCADKHESYHYANLTDLQLKYADVVAVQEVIDWLKAKPAV, encoded by the coding sequence ATGGACCCCTCCTCTCCCAAATCCACCCTCTCCTTCGAGCCGACCATGGTCCGGGACGGCCGCACGGCCCGCGAGATCTATGAAGCGGTCAAGGCCAACCCGGCGCGCGCGCGCTTTGGCTTCGGCGAGAAGCTGGCCATCGTGAACATCGACTTCCAGCAGGCCTACACGCGGCCTGACCTGTTCCCGGCCAGCGCCTACGTCACCGACCCCAAGCAGATCGACTACACCAACGAGATCTCCGCCCTCGCCCGCTCGCGCGGCATGCCGGTGATCTGGTCCCACGTGGCCTACAAGGACGATGGGGGCGACGCCGGCGTCTGGGGCACGCGCACCAACACCGCCGACTCCTTGCAGAACATCAAGTACGAGAGCGAACGCCACGCCTTCGACCCGCGCGTCGAGATCGATTTCGCGGTCGACCTGGTCTTCACCAAGCGCATGCCGTCGGTCTTCTTCGAGACCTCCCTGCCCAGCTATCTCACCTGGCACAAGGTCGACACCGTCGTCTTGACCGGCGGCTCCACCTCCGGCTGCGTCCGCGCCTCAGGCGTCGACAGCCTGTCGCGCGGCTTCCGCACCATCGTCCCGGAAGAGACCTGCGCCGACAAGCACGAGAGCTACCACTACGCCAACCTGACCGACCTCCAGTTGAAGTACGCCGACGTCGTCGCCGTCCAGGAAGTCATCGACTGGTTGAAAGCCAAGCCGGCGGTTTAA
- a CDS encoding aldo/keto reductase family protein, giving the protein MEKQPVSNIIFGTMTIGREGYGARVGDLALAGEMLDVFAGFGHRDLDTSENYGGGSCEAMLGELAVTERFTIATRFHAGPGASHTAPEIRRRLGVSLARLNTQRTDVFYLSLIDPDVPLEETLGAVDALHREGVIGELGLSNISAWRVAEIVETTRRKGWLAPTVYQGIYNAVTRPVEPELLPCLRRYGLRFHVFNPLAGGALATGVGQEAAVAPGSRFDAGLPQGQAYRRRYWNDAYGSAIAGLQATCGALGLNPAAVALRWMVHHSALDGRFGDGVIVGASKPEHLRANLAALKAGPLPQAALEAIETANAAAAPQSPPYFFAMPR; this is encoded by the coding sequence ATGGAAAAGCAGCCTGTTTCGAACATCATCTTTGGGACCATGACGATCGGCCGCGAGGGCTATGGCGCGCGGGTCGGCGACCTGGCGCTGGCGGGGGAGATGCTCGACGTCTTCGCCGGGTTCGGCCATCGCGACCTGGACACTTCCGAGAATTATGGAGGGGGGAGTTGCGAGGCGATGCTGGGCGAGCTCGCCGTCACCGAGCGGTTCACCATCGCGACGCGGTTTCACGCGGGGCCTGGCGCGAGCCACACCGCGCCGGAGATCCGGCGGCGCCTTGGGGTCTCGCTGGCGCGGCTCAACACCCAGCGGACGGACGTGTTCTACCTCTCGCTGATCGATCCGGATGTCCCGCTGGAGGAGACCTTGGGCGCGGTGGACGCGCTGCATCGCGAGGGGGTCATCGGCGAGCTGGGCCTGAGCAACATCAGCGCCTGGCGGGTGGCCGAGATCGTCGAGACCACGCGGCGGAAGGGCTGGCTCGCGCCCACGGTCTATCAGGGGATCTACAATGCGGTGACGCGGCCGGTGGAGCCGGAGCTGCTGCCCTGCCTTCGGCGGTATGGGCTGCGGTTTCACGTCTTCAATCCGCTCGCCGGGGGGGCGCTGGCGACCGGGGTGGGACAGGAGGCGGCGGTCGCGCCGGGGTCGCGGTTCGACGCCGGCCTGCCGCAGGGGCAGGCCTATCGGCGGCGGTATTGGAACGACGCCTATGGGTCGGCGATCGCGGGGCTGCAGGCGACCTGCGGCGCGCTGGGCCTGAACCCCGCCGCCGTCGCGTTGCGCTGGATGGTCCACCACTCGGCCCTCGACGGGCGGTTTGGCGATGGGGTGATCGTCGGCGCCTCGAAGCCGGAGCATCTGCGGGCCAATTTGGCGGCGCTGAAGGCGGGGCCGCTGCCGCAGGCGGCGCTGGAGGCGATCGAGACGGCGAACGCGGCGGCCGCGCCTCAGTCGCCGCCGTACTTCTTCGCGATGCCGCGGTAG
- a CDS encoding ABC-F family ATP-binding cassette domain-containing protein, producing MIRLDNISKQNGHQILFIEASMGVQKGEKVGLVGPNGAGKTTLFRMITGQEAPDDGLVVIDPGMTIGYFSQDVGEMSGQSAVAAVMDGVGPVSALAAEMTRLEAAMVDPDQAAELEAIMDRYGEVQERFQALDGYALDARAREVLAGLSFSQERMEGDVGLLSGGWKMRVALARILLMRPDGMLLDEPSNHLDLESLIWLEAFLKDYDGALLMTSHDRAFMNRIIGKVVEIDGGQLITYSGDLDFYDQQRALGEQQRQAQYERQQAMLAKEIKFIERFKARASHAAQVQSRVKKLDKIERVEAPRRRQSVEFEFRSPPRSGDDVISLKNVHKGYGDQPIYAGLDLLVRRKERWCVLGANGAGKSTLLKLVAGATAPDQGAVSLGASVKMGYFAQHSMDLLDGEETIFESLDGAFPQAGQGALRTLAGCFGFSGDDVEKPCRVLSGGEKARLVMAKMLFDPPNLLVLDEPTNHLDMATKQMLVTALADFEGTMLFVSHDRHFLGALSNRVLELTPEGVHQYGGGYTDYVSRTGQEAPGLHPGG from the coding sequence ATGATCCGCCTCGACAACATCTCCAAGCAGAATGGCCACCAGATCCTGTTCATCGAGGCCTCGATGGGCGTGCAGAAGGGCGAGAAGGTCGGCCTGGTGGGGCCGAACGGGGCGGGGAAGACGACGCTGTTCCGGATGATCACCGGGCAGGAGGCGCCGGACGACGGGCTGGTGGTGATCGATCCGGGCATGACCATCGGCTACTTCAGCCAGGACGTCGGCGAGATGTCCGGGCAGAGCGCGGTCGCCGCGGTGATGGATGGGGTGGGGCCGGTGAGCGCGCTCGCCGCGGAGATGACGCGGCTGGAGGCGGCGATGGTCGATCCGGACCAGGCGGCTGAGCTCGAGGCCATCATGGACCGCTATGGCGAGGTGCAGGAGCGGTTCCAGGCGCTGGACGGCTATGCGCTGGATGCGCGGGCGCGCGAGGTGCTGGCGGGCCTGAGCTTCAGCCAGGAGCGGATGGAGGGCGATGTCGGCCTGCTGTCCGGCGGCTGGAAGATGCGCGTGGCGCTGGCGCGGATCCTCCTGATGCGGCCGGACGGGATGCTGCTGGACGAGCCCAGCAACCACCTGGACCTGGAGAGCCTGATCTGGCTGGAGGCGTTCCTGAAGGACTATGACGGCGCGCTGCTGATGACCTCGCACGACCGGGCGTTCATGAACCGGATCATCGGCAAGGTGGTGGAGATCGATGGCGGCCAGCTGATCACCTACTCCGGCGATCTCGACTTCTACGACCAGCAGCGGGCGCTGGGCGAGCAGCAGCGGCAGGCGCAGTACGAGCGCCAGCAGGCGATGCTGGCCAAGGAGATCAAGTTCATCGAGCGGTTCAAGGCGCGCGCCAGCCACGCCGCCCAGGTGCAGAGCCGGGTGAAGAAGCTCGACAAGATCGAGCGCGTCGAGGCGCCGCGGCGGCGCCAGTCGGTGGAGTTCGAATTCCGCAGCCCGCCGCGGTCGGGCGACGACGTGATCAGCCTGAAGAACGTGCACAAGGGCTATGGCGACCAGCCGATCTATGCGGGGCTGGACCTCCTGGTGCGGCGCAAGGAGCGCTGGTGCGTGCTGGGGGCCAATGGGGCGGGCAAGTCGACGCTGCTGAAGCTGGTGGCGGGAGCCACAGCGCCGGACCAGGGGGCGGTGAGCCTGGGGGCCAGCGTGAAGATGGGCTATTTCGCCCAGCACTCCATGGACCTGCTGGACGGCGAGGAGACGATCTTCGAGTCGCTGGACGGGGCGTTCCCGCAAGCCGGCCAAGGGGCGTTGCGGACGCTGGCGGGGTGTTTCGGCTTCTCCGGGGACGACGTGGAGAAGCCCTGCCGGGTGCTGTCGGGCGGGGAGAAGGCCAGGCTGGTGATGGCCAAGATGCTGTTCGACCCGCCGAACCTGCTGGTGCTCGACGAGCCGACCAACCACCTGGACATGGCGACCAAGCAGATGCTGGTCACGGCGCTGGCGGACTTCGAGGGCACGATGCTGTTCGTCAGCCACGACCGGCACTTCCTGGGGGCGCTGTCGAACCGGGTGCTGGAGCTGACGCCGGAGGGCGTGCACCAGTACGGCGGGGGCTATACGGACTATGTCAGCCGCACCGGCCAGGAAGCGCCGGGGCTGCACCCCGGCGGGTAG
- a CDS encoding sensor histidine kinase — protein sequence MRGSPDDGREETAFLAGGGEMGARIRAFDWAKTSLGAPEGWPQSLKTTVRLLLSSGHPMFIWWGPELLQFYNDAYARSIGPERHPGALGGPGRPCWAEIWDIIGPQIEQVMAGRGATWHENHLVPITRHGRREDVWWTYSYSPIDEPEAASGVGGVLVICAETTERVQAERAAARELENLGRLFDQAPTFMALLHGPEHRFQLANPSYLRLVGGRPVAGKTVLEALPETAEQGFVGLLDEVFRTGQPFIANGVRYLMPLEAGDRPVERFLDFIYQPIIGPDGLVAGIFVEGADVTDRALAEAALRESEDRFRAQADHLRLMVDELNHRVKNTLATVQSVTDQTLRRAQIAASVRQALTSRLIALSRAHDVLTNENWSGADLHEIVAQAAAPYQPEGAERRLSWRGPDVRLSPRAAIALAMTLHELTTNAVKYGALSTPTGRVTLDWVSPEDGGLRLTWREQGGPPVTPPVRTGFGTRLIQRGLPGELGGAVSVDYAPTGVVCVIEAGSVELIDRRTGAAPEAA from the coding sequence ATGCGGGGTTCGCCCGATGACGGCCGCGAGGAGACCGCGTTTCTCGCCGGCGGCGGCGAGATGGGCGCGCGTATCCGCGCCTTCGATTGGGCGAAGACGAGCCTGGGCGCGCCCGAGGGCTGGCCGCAAAGCCTGAAGACCACCGTCCGCCTGCTGCTGTCCTCCGGCCATCCGATGTTCATCTGGTGGGGACCTGAGCTGCTGCAGTTCTACAACGACGCCTATGCGCGCTCGATCGGGCCTGAGCGGCACCCCGGCGCCCTGGGCGGGCCGGGGCGGCCCTGCTGGGCGGAGATCTGGGATATCATCGGGCCGCAGATCGAGCAGGTGATGGCCGGCCGCGGCGCCACCTGGCACGAGAACCACCTGGTGCCGATCACGCGCCACGGCCGGCGCGAAGACGTCTGGTGGACCTATAGCTACTCCCCCATCGACGAGCCCGAGGCGGCGAGCGGCGTCGGCGGGGTGCTGGTGATCTGCGCGGAGACGACCGAGCGGGTGCAGGCCGAGCGGGCGGCCGCGCGCGAGCTGGAGAACCTCGGCCGGCTGTTCGATCAGGCGCCGACGTTCATGGCGCTGCTGCACGGGCCGGAGCATCGCTTCCAGCTCGCCAATCCCAGCTATCTGCGGCTGGTCGGCGGGCGGCCGGTGGCGGGCAAGACGGTGTTGGAGGCCCTGCCGGAGACCGCCGAGCAGGGGTTCGTCGGCCTGCTGGACGAGGTGTTCCGGACCGGCCAGCCGTTCATCGCCAATGGCGTGCGCTACCTGATGCCGTTGGAGGCGGGCGATCGTCCGGTCGAGCGGTTCCTGGACTTCATCTACCAGCCGATCATCGGGCCGGACGGCTTGGTGGCGGGGATTTTCGTCGAGGGCGCCGATGTCACCGACCGCGCCCTGGCCGAGGCCGCGCTGCGGGAAAGCGAGGACCGCTTCCGCGCCCAGGCCGACCACCTGCGGCTGATGGTCGATGAGCTGAACCACCGGGTGAAGAACACCTTGGCGACGGTGCAGTCGGTGACCGACCAGACGCTGCGCCGGGCGCAGATCGCGGCGTCTGTGCGCCAGGCGCTGACCTCGCGGCTGATCGCGCTCAGCCGGGCCCACGACGTGCTGACCAATGAGAACTGGTCCGGGGCCGACCTGCACGAGATCGTCGCCCAGGCCGCCGCGCCCTATCAGCCGGAGGGCGCAGAACGACGGCTGAGCTGGCGGGGACCGGACGTCAGGCTATCGCCGCGCGCCGCGATCGCCCTGGCGATGACCCTGCACGAACTGACCACCAACGCCGTCAAGTACGGCGCGCTGTCGACGCCGACGGGGCGGGTGACCCTCGACTGGGTGTCGCCGGAGGATGGGGGGCTGAGGCTCACCTGGCGGGAGCAGGGGGGGCCGCCGGTCACGCCGCCGGTCCGCACCGGCTTTGGCACCCGCCTGATCCAGCGCGGCCTGCCCGGCGAGCTGGGCGGCGCCGTCAGCGTCGACTACGCGCCGACGGGCGTTGTCTGCGTCATTGAAGCCGGCTCGGTCGAACTGATCGATCGCCGGACCGGCGCCGCGCCCGAGGCGGCTTAA
- a CDS encoding GNAT family N-acetyltransferase produces the protein MNFQTLRLSARPLSADDLDDLVALHLDAEVSRFLGGVRSAAVTAEYLATNLQHWDDHGFGLWVLRDHAGRFAGRAGVRWTALEGVAEVEIAYAFHRAFWGRGLATEVAQALVGLWRDGGFSASLVGIASAENGASRGVLTKAGLVYERDAGFHGEPVVVYRLGRP, from the coding sequence GTGAACTTCCAGACGCTCCGCCTCTCCGCGCGACCCCTGAGCGCCGACGATCTGGATGATCTGGTCGCGCTGCACCTTGATGCGGAGGTGTCGCGGTTCCTGGGCGGGGTGCGGTCGGCGGCGGTGACGGCTGAGTATCTGGCGACGAATCTGCAGCACTGGGACGACCATGGCTTTGGCCTGTGGGTGCTGCGCGATCATGCCGGGCGCTTCGCGGGCCGGGCGGGGGTGCGGTGGACGGCGCTGGAGGGCGTGGCGGAGGTGGAGATCGCCTACGCGTTCCATCGGGCGTTCTGGGGGCGGGGCTTGGCGACTGAGGTGGCGCAGGCTCTGGTGGGCCTTTGGCGGGACGGCGGGTTCTCGGCGTCGCTGGTGGGGATCGCGTCGGCGGAGAATGGGGCGTCGCGCGGGGTGCTGACGAAGGCCGGGCTCGTCTATGAGCGGGACGCCGGCTTTCATGGCGAGCCGGTGGTGGTCTACCGGCTCGGCCGACCTTAG
- a CDS encoding LysR family transcriptional regulator produces MPGRDLLELEMVLAVARLGGFTAAASALGVSTSAVSHAVAAMEARLGVRLFNRTTRSVALSQAGQEFVAQVAPATAAIREAMAAAGRHAETPTGTLRLNATPMGAQHLLSRYVLAYRRLYPDVAVDLVIDAHAIDIVTEGFDAGVRLADAVPPDMIAVPITHDLRHIVVAAPAYLAEFGTPQTPDDLAAHQCIRIRRTSGALYRWEFERDGRQTQIDVPGALTLNSSELMIAAALAGAGLAYVSASSVEAALASGALVTVLSDWTPPYPGLRLYYPGRRHLPARLRRFIDIVREGHPAAGPTSP; encoded by the coding sequence ATGCCCGGACGCGATCTGCTGGAGCTCGAGATGGTCCTGGCTGTCGCCCGCCTCGGCGGCTTCACCGCCGCGGCCTCCGCCCTGGGCGTCTCCACCTCCGCGGTCAGCCACGCGGTGGCGGCCATGGAGGCCCGCCTCGGCGTGCGCCTCTTCAACCGCACCACCCGCAGCGTCGCCCTGTCCCAGGCCGGCCAGGAGTTCGTCGCCCAGGTCGCCCCCGCCACCGCGGCGATCCGCGAGGCCATGGCCGCCGCCGGCCGCCATGCCGAGACCCCCACCGGGACGCTGCGCCTCAACGCCACCCCCATGGGCGCCCAACACCTGCTGTCGCGCTATGTCCTGGCCTATCGGCGCCTCTACCCCGACGTCGCCGTCGACCTCGTCATAGACGCCCACGCCATCGACATCGTCACCGAAGGCTTCGACGCCGGCGTGCGCCTGGCCGACGCCGTCCCGCCCGACATGATCGCCGTGCCGATCACCCACGACCTGCGCCACATCGTGGTCGCCGCCCCCGCCTACCTGGCCGAATTCGGCACGCCCCAGACCCCGGACGACCTCGCCGCCCACCAGTGCATCCGCATCCGCCGCACCTCCGGCGCCCTCTACCGCTGGGAATTCGAGCGCGACGGCCGCCAGACCCAGATCGACGTCCCCGGCGCGCTCACCCTGAACAGCTCGGAACTCATGATCGCCGCCGCCCTGGCCGGCGCCGGCCTCGCCTACGTCTCCGCCTCCAGCGTCGAAGCCGCCCTGGCCAGCGGCGCCCTCGTCACGGTCCTCAGCGACTGGACGCCCCCCTACCCCGGCCTGCGCCTCTACTACCCCGGCCGCCGCCACCTGCCGGCGCGCCTGCGGCGGTTCATCGATATTGTGCGGGAGGGTCACCCTGCCGCAGGGCCAACGTCACCATAA